The Sorangiineae bacterium MSr11367 genome window below encodes:
- a CDS encoding MBL fold metallo-hydrolase: MRITFWGVRGSIPTPGPDTVEIGGNTSCLEVRAGKAIIIFDGGTGLRLLGQKLLKEMPITAHIFFSHVHWDHIQGFPFFAPAFVPGNHIHLYGGNNVSRTLEETLAGQMDYPSFPVHLSEMGAKMTFADLYEGQTLEIDSGDGHAFRITTCRGNHPNGVWAYRFEHKGRSAVYATDTEHYSVVDPKLCKLAKDVDVLIYDAMYTPEEYAGTAGAGGPKVGWGHSTIDEAAKLAKAANAKKLVLFHHDPGQNDAAVRDKERRCREWFANTVAAYEGLAIEP, from the coding sequence ATGCGGATCACGTTCTGGGGAGTCCGCGGGAGCATCCCGACGCCCGGTCCCGACACCGTTGAAATCGGGGGCAATACGAGCTGCCTCGAGGTCCGCGCGGGGAAGGCCATCATCATCTTCGACGGCGGCACGGGGCTTCGGCTCCTTGGGCAGAAGCTGCTCAAGGAGATGCCGATCACCGCCCACATCTTTTTCAGCCACGTGCACTGGGACCACATTCAGGGCTTTCCGTTCTTCGCGCCGGCGTTCGTACCAGGCAATCACATTCACCTCTACGGCGGAAACAACGTCTCGCGCACCCTCGAAGAGACGCTCGCCGGCCAGATGGACTACCCGAGCTTCCCCGTCCACCTGTCGGAGATGGGCGCGAAGATGACCTTCGCCGACCTTTACGAGGGGCAGACCCTGGAGATTGACTCCGGCGACGGCCACGCGTTTCGCATCACGACCTGCCGGGGCAACCACCCCAACGGGGTCTGGGCCTACCGTTTCGAGCACAAGGGCCGCTCGGCCGTGTACGCCACCGACACCGAACATTATTCGGTGGTGGATCCCAAGCTCTGCAAGCTGGCGAAGGACGTCGACGTCCTCATCTACGACGCGATGTACACCCCGGAAGAGTACGCTGGAACGGCCGGCGCGGGCGGGCCCAAGGTGGGGTGGGGTCACAGCACGATAGATGAGGCAGCCAAGCTGGCGAAGGCAGCCAACGCCAAAAAGCTGGTGCTCTTCCATCACGATCCCGGTCAGAACGATGCGGCCGTGCGCGATAAAGAGCGCCGATGCCGCGAATGGTTCGCCAATACGGTCGCGGCCTACGAAGGCCTCGCCATCGAACCGTAA
- a CDS encoding sigma-70 family RNA polymerase sigma factor — MSSVFDGASLRAYRESLASVSPLDRETERDLARRWVLGDKRAGEKIVEACLPFVIAIALEYRRWGIPLEDIVQQGNLGLLRAAKKFDPERDVRLATYAAYWIRAEIREYVVRAYRVVRLGTTKAERRALRAYRTQERDPEELARLSGLSPERVEMLMPLLAGREMSLDASGADTTPVVERMAAKGPDPEEAAGAQEVRDRAAGAVRDALRHLNERELLIVKERLMNDDPVTLQRLGEMLGVSKERVRQLEERARGKLRDRLANMREHAQAM; from the coding sequence ATGAGCTCCGTGTTCGATGGCGCGTCGTTGCGCGCTTACAGGGAGAGTCTTGCCTCGGTGTCCCCGCTCGATCGTGAGACGGAGCGGGATCTTGCGCGTCGCTGGGTTCTTGGCGACAAGCGTGCGGGGGAAAAGATCGTCGAGGCTTGCCTACCCTTCGTGATTGCCATTGCCCTGGAATACCGACGGTGGGGAATCCCGCTCGAGGACATCGTTCAACAGGGAAATCTCGGCCTTTTGCGGGCCGCGAAGAAATTCGACCCCGAGCGCGACGTGCGCCTCGCCACCTACGCGGCCTACTGGATCCGCGCCGAGATTCGCGAATACGTCGTGCGCGCCTACCGCGTCGTTCGTCTTGGAACGACGAAGGCCGAGCGCCGTGCACTTCGTGCGTACCGCACGCAGGAGCGCGACCCCGAAGAGCTTGCGCGCTTGTCGGGACTGTCGCCGGAACGGGTCGAAATGCTCATGCCGCTCCTCGCGGGGCGTGAAATGAGTCTGGACGCCTCGGGCGCCGACACGACCCCGGTCGTGGAGCGCATGGCCGCCAAGGGACCGGATCCCGAAGAAGCTGCGGGCGCGCAAGAGGTTCGCGATCGCGCCGCGGGCGCGGTGCGCGATGCGCTTCGCCATCTGAACGAGCGAGAGCTGCTCATCGTGAAGGAGCGGCTGATGAACGACGATCCCGTCACCTTGCAGCGCCTGGGCGAGATGCTCGGCGTGAGCAAAGAGCGCGTTCGTCAGCTGGAAGAACGCGCACGCGGCAAGCTTCGCGATCGCCTCGCGAACATGCGCGAGCACGCGCAAGCGATGTAG